The following are encoded in a window of Risungbinella massiliensis genomic DNA:
- a CDS encoding MarR family winged helix-turn-helix transcriptional regulator, with amino-acid sequence MKNMNNENILSSSQIIDLLIKTYHQIEHSEEQQLEMIQQTQGTAISQICKEMTITMFHVLDVIGNSEPINGIAISRCLEITKGAVSKITKKLLTMKLIDKEMLPDNKKEIFFRLTPLGQQIFSIHASLHAEIEKRWEAVLSQYNQKELLTIVKFLEDVSRKEFR; translated from the coding sequence ATGAAAAATATGAATAATGAAAATATATTATCCAGTTCACAAATTATCGATTTGCTAATAAAAACATATCATCAAATAGAACATTCCGAAGAACAACAACTAGAAATGATCCAACAAACTCAAGGAACAGCCATTTCTCAAATATGCAAAGAAATGACTATTACTATGTTTCATGTATTAGATGTGATCGGAAATTCAGAGCCGATTAATGGAATTGCTATTTCCCGATGCTTGGAGATTACCAAAGGTGCAGTTTCTAAAATAACCAAAAAACTACTTACCATGAAATTAATTGATAAAGAGATGCTTCCAGATAATAAAAAAGAAATCTTCTTTCGTCTTACACCGTTAGGACAACAGATTTTTTCCATTCACGCTTCTTTACATGCAGAAATAGAAAAACGTTGGGAAGCTGTCTTATCACAATACAATCAAAAGGAACTATTAACCATTGTTAAATTTCTTGAAGATGTCTCTAGGAAAGAGTTCAGATAG